A part of Gemmatimonadaceae bacterium genomic DNA contains:
- a CDS encoding proline dehydrogenase family protein produces MAIVRSILLRASRSPWLADQFRRRKFARRAVRKFMPGEDVGAALDAAAKFSTDRMGTVITALGERVTNAAEAAAVRDHYLELLNAISNRGLPTHISVKLTHLGLDIDPELCAASLDLLATRAAEVGSYLWIDIEESWYVDPTLEMFRRTRAAHERVGLCLQAYLRRTANDLESLMPLSPAIRLVKGAYREPPEVAFPKKSDTDDSYFTLSDRMLAAAAQGRGYPVFGTHDLELIERIRTRAKTLGVNESAYEFHMLYGIKPGEQRALRDRGATVRILISYGTHWFPWYVRRLAERPANVWFVVRSMFS; encoded by the coding sequence ATGGCCATCGTTCGATCGATCCTCCTGCGCGCCTCGCGCAGCCCGTGGCTCGCCGACCAGTTTCGGCGTCGCAAGTTCGCGCGGCGCGCGGTTCGCAAGTTCATGCCCGGCGAAGACGTGGGCGCGGCGCTCGACGCCGCCGCGAAATTCTCCACCGACCGCATGGGCACCGTCATCACCGCGCTCGGCGAACGCGTGACGAACGCCGCCGAAGCAGCCGCGGTGCGCGATCACTACCTCGAGCTCCTGAACGCGATCAGTAACCGCGGCTTGCCGACGCACATCTCGGTCAAGCTCACGCACCTGGGTCTCGACATCGATCCCGAGCTGTGCGCCGCGAGCCTCGACCTGCTCGCGACGCGTGCGGCGGAAGTCGGGTCGTATCTCTGGATCGACATCGAGGAGTCGTGGTACGTCGATCCCACACTCGAGATGTTTCGGCGCACACGCGCGGCGCACGAGCGCGTCGGATTGTGCCTTCAGGCCTATCTGCGGCGGACGGCAAACGATCTCGAATCGTTGATGCCGCTGTCGCCCGCCATTCGATTAGTGAAAGGCGCGTATCGTGAACCGCCGGAAGTCGCGTTTCCGAAGAAGAGTGACACCGACGACTCCTACTTCACGCTCAGCGATCGGATGCTCGCCGCCGCCGCGCAGGGTCGCGGGTATCCGGTGTTCGGCACGCACGACCTCGAGCTCATCGAACGCATTCGCACGCGCGCCAAAACGCTTGGCGTGAACGAAAGTGCATACGAGTTCCACATGCTCTACGGCATCAAGCCGGGCGAGCAACGTGCGCTGCGCGATCGCGGCGCGACCGTGCGGATTCTGATCAGCTATGGAACGCATTGGTTCCCGTGGTACGTGCGTCGTTTGGCCGAGCGGCCCGCGAACGTGTGGTTCGTGGTGCGAAGCATGTTCTCGTAG
- a CDS encoding papain-like cysteine protease family protein yields the protein MDNRFIPEGTGRRRGANARSAVLDPIVGYSRSQSGAWARPFSASDRALVILIENGGVDLGIPALAGKIYDLLPGTSLLPAGLKDQIESFLETKIKSLTDSLLETAELTLNRYNAAKPSIFGDVIVLRDGTATYGDLKSQLIGLTKAGKVIDVLILTHGGTNRISLQSAITGDMIRAIKTENGGPLAIRVVYMMNCVGSSLNQAWIDAGARASSGSIRNNYLPEPTMYFFWQNWKAGQGFETAVTSAYRKTINLMNDAVRTFISDLPIPGSSTVAGQIGFDNLEFVKDSAPVVQGSRAITINSDDLTTAQSLSSSLATTVLPVRLLQSMSTDPRGGAPARSLSPAGLDFIKSFETFRGKLHNDAYGNCTIGFGSQLHAGVCDTRPVEQPYADGISQDQATELLRRQLGDVQQHINDCVTGALNQNQYDALVSVVSDIGGDAFEQSSMLRLINAGNLSAVPSEIRKWTRVRVNGVVVERPELQQRRNAEADRFARVDARGASTMSFAGSFSGVDYTIPGTFEIIPQPSPMTCWAAVFTMMYCWRNTKSIAIRDALATVDQKYVDIFDRNGGIDATTAQALYTASGLVPLNSFSPTIDGWVTLLKKYGPLYVDIGNITSNNTHAIIVTGMSGDGTPSGTSITYVNPAGGKTVTAKFDDFLARFEASSAVTWPYTIVHWPPATGADASLSIVQSSTYYNPAADLARAQVAPIIVAGMELGDALQVGLAGASMVQSGVQAGEGAFGLTFDKADRLLTSEARAAMPGAASGGKTQYRRLVFHMPQMRAGTAHADVYAEWAGNAYGEIETVIFSRDLDTSTEFSHSSANVTLDWVKSIPPGGDPRGWPLNFNYHGMFDPLGNGYYEFSGKLAIDAFGGIVFYHHKVVSRSAAEFLISGDVGYNVQCGPAVYPNLPDLPADQLAYLKAHLP from the coding sequence ATGGACAATCGATTCATTCCCGAGGGCACTGGACGGCGTCGCGGCGCGAACGCGCGCTCGGCGGTGCTCGATCCGATCGTCGGTTACTCGAGGTCGCAGTCCGGGGCGTGGGCCCGTCCATTCTCGGCGAGCGACCGCGCGCTCGTCATTCTCATCGAGAACGGCGGAGTCGATCTCGGCATTCCCGCCCTTGCCGGGAAGATCTACGATTTGCTGCCCGGAACGTCGCTGTTGCCCGCCGGGCTCAAGGATCAGATCGAATCGTTCCTCGAGACCAAGATCAAGTCGCTGACGGACTCGCTGCTCGAGACGGCGGAGCTCACGCTCAACCGCTACAACGCCGCCAAGCCGTCGATCTTTGGCGACGTCATCGTGCTCCGCGACGGCACCGCGACGTACGGCGACCTCAAATCCCAGCTGATCGGTTTGACGAAAGCCGGCAAGGTGATCGACGTCCTGATTCTGACGCATGGCGGGACGAACAGGATCTCTCTCCAGAGTGCGATCACCGGCGACATGATTCGCGCGATCAAGACCGAGAACGGCGGCCCGCTGGCGATTCGTGTCGTGTACATGATGAATTGCGTCGGGTCGTCGTTGAATCAGGCGTGGATCGACGCCGGCGCGCGCGCATCGTCGGGATCCATTCGCAACAATTATCTGCCCGAACCGACGATGTACTTCTTCTGGCAGAATTGGAAAGCCGGCCAGGGATTCGAGACGGCCGTCACGTCGGCCTACCGGAAGACGATCAACCTGATGAACGACGCCGTTCGCACGTTCATCAGCGACTTGCCAATTCCCGGTTCGAGCACCGTCGCCGGCCAGATCGGCTTCGATAATTTGGAATTCGTCAAGGACAGCGCTCCCGTGGTGCAGGGGAGTCGCGCGATCACGATCAACAGCGACGATCTCACCACGGCGCAGAGTCTCTCCAGCTCGTTGGCGACGACGGTGCTGCCGGTTCGCCTGCTGCAATCGATGAGCACCGATCCGCGCGGCGGAGCGCCGGCACGCTCGCTCTCTCCGGCGGGACTGGACTTCATCAAGAGCTTCGAAACGTTCCGCGGCAAGCTGCACAACGACGCGTACGGCAACTGCACGATCGGGTTCGGCTCACAGCTCCACGCCGGCGTCTGCGATACCAGGCCGGTCGAGCAGCCGTATGCGGACGGCATCAGCCAGGACCAAGCCACCGAGTTGCTCCGCCGCCAATTGGGCGACGTGCAACAGCACATCAACGATTGCGTCACGGGCGCGCTCAATCAGAATCAGTATGACGCCCTCGTGAGCGTCGTCTCGGACATCGGCGGCGACGCCTTCGAGCAGTCGTCGATGCTGCGACTCATCAACGCGGGAAACCTCTCCGCGGTGCCGAGTGAGATCAGGAAGTGGACGCGCGTGCGAGTCAACGGAGTCGTCGTTGAACGTCCCGAGCTGCAGCAGCGGCGCAACGCTGAAGCGGACCGTTTCGCGCGCGTGGACGCTCGCGGTGCGAGCACGATGTCGTTTGCCGGCTCGTTCTCCGGCGTCGACTACACGATTCCCGGCACGTTCGAGATCATTCCGCAACCCTCGCCGATGACGTGCTGGGCCGCTGTGTTCACGATGATGTATTGCTGGCGGAACACCAAGTCGATCGCGATCCGCGACGCACTGGCCACGGTCGACCAGAAGTACGTGGACATCTTCGATCGAAATGGCGGAATCGACGCCACCACGGCGCAGGCGCTCTACACTGCATCGGGCCTCGTCCCGCTGAATTCATTCTCGCCGACGATCGATGGCTGGGTCACGCTGCTCAAGAAGTACGGGCCGTTGTACGTGGACATCGGCAACATCACATCGAATAACACGCACGCGATCATCGTGACCGGCATGTCCGGCGACGGCACTCCGAGCGGCACGTCGATCACGTACGTCAACCCGGCGGGCGGCAAGACCGTGACCGCCAAGTTCGACGACTTCCTGGCCAGATTCGAAGCGTCGAGCGCGGTGACGTGGCCATACACGATCGTGCACTGGCCGCCGGCGACCGGTGCGGATGCAAGCTTGTCGATCGTGCAGTCGTCGACGTACTACAATCCCGCCGCCGATCTCGCGCGCGCGCAAGTCGCGCCGATCATCGTCGCCGGCATGGAGCTTGGTGACGCGCTCCAGGTCGGACTCGCGGGCGCGAGCATGGTGCAGTCCGGCGTTCAAGCGGGCGAGGGCGCGTTCGGGCTGACGTTCGACAAAGCCGATCGGTTGCTGACGAGCGAAGCGCGCGCGGCCATGCCCGGCGCGGCGAGCGGAGGAAAGACGCAGTATCGGCGGCTGGTGTTCCACATGCCGCAAATGCGCGCGGGAACGGCGCATGCCGACGTGTACGCCGAATGGGCGGGCAACGCGTATGGCGAAATTGAAACGGTGATCTTCAGCCGCGATCTCGACACGTCAACCGAATTCAGTCACTCCTCGGCCAACGTCACACTGGATTGGGTCAAGTCGATACCGCCCGGCGGCGATCCGCGCGGCTGGCCGCTCAATTTCAACTATCACGGAATGTTCGACCCGCTCGGCAACGGATACTACGAGTTCAGCGGCAAGCTCGCGATCGATGCCTTTGGCGGCATCGTGTTCTATCACCACAAAGTGGTGTCTCGCTCGGCGGCGGAGTTTCTGATTTCGGGAGACGTCGGCTACAACGTGCAGTGCGGGCCGGCCGTGTACCCAAACCTTCCGGATCTACCGGCGGACCAACTCGCCTACCTCAAGGCACACTTGCCGTAA
- a CDS encoding TraR/DksA C4-type zinc finger protein, which translates to METTQHHDDNASWGKRDLEHFEQRLLAERKRAVAQVAQFDDDLRLSPDDTDGEITSWRFHMADEGSDTFEREQNFLLASREGQLVWHIDQALRRIYASPERYGRCDECRSKIGFERLDAIPYATHCVHCKQTWEGGRAD; encoded by the coding sequence GTGGAGACAACTCAGCATCACGACGACAATGCATCGTGGGGTAAACGAGACCTCGAGCATTTCGAGCAGCGATTGTTGGCGGAGCGGAAGCGGGCCGTGGCGCAGGTGGCGCAATTCGACGATGATCTGCGACTGAGTCCGGACGATACGGACGGCGAGATCACGAGCTGGCGCTTCCATATGGCGGACGAGGGCAGCGACACCTTCGAGCGCGAGCAGAACTTTCTCCTCGCGAGCCGCGAGGGGCAGCTGGTGTGGCACATCGATCAGGCGTTGCGCCGGATCTACGCGTCACCAGAACGCTACGGCCGCTGCGACGAATGCCGGTCGAAGATCGGCTTCGAGCGGCTGGATGCGATTCCGTACGCCACGCATTGCGTGCACTGCAAGCAAACCTGGGAAGGCGGGCGGGCCGACTGA
- a CDS encoding response regulator transcription factor, which produces MPSLVIASEIRLFREGLAELLSRSDSLSVVAMATDCNEAARLTREHSPDVVLLDQALPGSLMLVRTLLRPLADITSQVRVVVIGVPDADDSVLAFAEAGVAGYLPREGSVEDLVLAIEGAVRGELHCSPQLAGTIARRLAWRAASLPDQSNILLTARELDVVRLITDGRSNKEIATALGIEVATVKNHVHNLLEKLNVRRRAEVAARLGAR; this is translated from the coding sequence ATGCCGTCGCTTGTGATCGCATCCGAGATCCGGCTGTTCCGCGAGGGACTCGCCGAGCTGTTGTCGCGCAGCGACTCACTGTCGGTCGTCGCGATGGCCACCGACTGCAATGAAGCGGCGCGACTCACGCGCGAGCATTCTCCCGACGTCGTGCTGCTCGATCAAGCGTTGCCCGGCAGTCTCATGCTCGTGCGCACGTTATTGCGCCCGCTCGCCGACATCACGTCACAGGTTCGTGTCGTCGTGATCGGCGTTCCCGACGCCGACGACTCCGTGCTCGCCTTCGCCGAGGCGGGCGTTGCCGGATATCTGCCTCGGGAGGGATCGGTTGAGGATCTCGTGCTGGCGATCGAAGGCGCCGTGCGCGGTGAGCTTCACTGCTCGCCGCAACTGGCTGGTACGATCGCGCGGCGTCTCGCCTGGCGCGCGGCGAGTCTGCCGGATCAGTCGAACATCCTGCTGACGGCGCGCGAGCTCGACGTGGTGCGGCTCATCACCGACGGACGGTCGAACAAGGAGATCGCCACCGCGCTTGGCATCGAGGTGGCGACCGTGAAGAACCACGTTCACAATTTGCTCGAGAAGCTGAACGTGCGCCGTCGCGCCGAAGTCGCCGCGCGACTCGGCGCACGGTAG